GGGGCGGGTGGTGCCGTTAGCAGCATAGCCCAGGAAGGAGTTGCGACCCTGGACAGACTGGCTATTCGTTTCGGTTTGAGGTGCAGTGGTGGTTCCGGAGGCCGTGTTGGCCGCCTGCGTATTAGTTGGCAGTTCGCGGTTGCTGCTGGCGGTTACGGCCGCCGTAGCAGTACGCTTAGGCGCACCGGCATCCGCTAAGCTTTCCTTGCCTGCTGCATTCGGGGTACCATTGATAATTAGAGGTTGCGAGGAGCTACCGGAAGCCGCTACCGTGGCGCCGGCTTGCCGGGCAGAAGTTGTATTACCGGATGCAGCAGCTGCATTGCTGGATACCGATGGGCGGGCGCTGTTGGCAGCAGGTGCCTGGGCGGCCAGTTGCAGCTTGCGGCCAGAGTTGCCGTTTGCATTCTCAGATGATTCCTGAAAATTCTGCAGGCCGGCAGCCAGCTCGGCTTCGTGGTTGCTGGTGAAGTGCAGGGCAAACCAGCCCCCCATACCCAGCATAAAGAGCACGCAGGCAGCCGCTACCCAGCGGTGTACCCGGAGCCGCTCGCGGAAGGTTTCATTTTGCTGTACTACCAGCTCATGGTCCAGCTGCTCCCACAGGTTGGCCCGGGGCTGCAGTTCAGCTTCCTCAAATTTTTGGCGAAACAGGTACTCCAGGTCGCCCTTCTGGGGGGAGGTGGGCTTATCGGCTGAAGGTTCCATTGGTCCGGTGAGCGTCGAGGCGCTCTAGTTTGTTTTTCAAAATAACCCGTGCCCGGGCGTACTGCGACTTGCTGGTGCCTTCGGAAATGCCCATCAGCTCCCCAATTTCTTTGTGGCTATAGCCTTCAATAGCAAATAGGTTGAACACCATCCGGTAGCGCGGGGCCAGCTCCTGAATCAGGGTCAGAAGCTCCTCAAAGCCATAATTGGCTAAGGTAAATTCTTCATCGGCCAGGTCTTCGGGGTATTCGCCTTCGCTTACTGCTACCAGGTGCGCGTTGCGCCGGTGCTGGCGCAGGGCAGCATTCACCATGATACGGCGAATCCAGAATTCCAGTGGGCATTCCCGCCTGAATTTTGGCAGATTTTTAAACACCGTCAGAAAGCCTTCCTGCAGTACGTCTTCGGCCTCAAACGTGGTTTGGGCATACCGCATGCAAACGGCCATCATCCTGGCAGAATATCGGTCGTAAAGCTGCTTTTGTGCCAGGCGGCTACCAGCCAGGCAAGCATCAAGCAGTTCAGACTCGCTCAGGGTGTGTGGTGAGGAGAGAGGACGCACAGGGGCAGTGGCAGGGCGGAGAATCGGCTCGGCAATGGCCACCGGCGCAAGCAGGTTGTCCAGAACCGACCCGCCGAAGGTAGGTAATAGCGCGCTCATGCTACTAACCAACCACTACGGCTGCCTCCCTTCACTGGGTAGATAGAAGGTATAAAGCCACTAAAATTGCTCCGGGTGCTAGGCTGGGGCATACGCTGGGGCTACTGGAAAAAGTGAATAAAAGGGAATTGACTCCCGCCCTGTATTCTGAAGAGTACAGCGGGTTAGCCAAGCGTTGCATGCCGTTTGCAGAAATATATTAAGAAGGCGCTATTTACCTTATTACCAACTATATATTTACAAAATTCAGCTTATAATCTAAGTAACCTGGCGTAATTCAATTAAATGCAGGCGCGGGTAGGCTGAGGTGTATTAGTTAGGTTATGGTAAGGCTGTGTTCTTGATATAATCTACGAAGGAACCAAGCGCTATGCCAGCGTCGCCGGCTTCCTATAGCATTCGATAAAAGTGCCTGTAAACTTTCGGTTAATTTTCTGCTGAGGCGAGCTGACAGGAATGAATAAGGGGCTACCAGCGTGTCGGTTTTCCGAGAAAACATTCCGGTTAAACCGCTAGGAAATCAAGCGCGAAATGCTACATTTCCTATTCATAACCTGCACACCTCCTGCAACACAGCCGCCCGGTTTCGGGGGGCTGTTCTTTTTGGTGGCGGGTTCTCTCTGGCCGAGTTGGTATGCTGCGGCCGGTTTCCGGCAGCCCGCAGTTGGGTGGCCCTTAGGAAGATAAAGTTAGCGGGATAGTAGGCAGCGGGTAGCCAGAACGGTACCTTTGCACCCGGAAAAAAATTAAACTCATCGGTTAAGAAGGAAGCACAAAATAAAAGCCGTGGAATGCAACCCACAGCTGCGTTTTGCCATCTGTGCAGGAGTTGTTGAGATTATCCGGGAGATACACTGCAGGCCACTTGCTCTAACTGCGCTTACACCTAACATGCTATGAAACACCTTTCCGCGTTGCTGCTGGTCGGCACTACGTTCATTACTCATATGGCTGCGGCGCAAAGCACGCCCCCGGCAGCTACCGGCGCAACGCGCCCGGCGGGCACAGCCCCGGCTATTACGCTGGCTCCGGCCGCAAAAGGCACCGGCCGCATCAGCGGCACTGTGTTAGATGCCACTACCAAGCAGCCGGTGGAGTTTGCCACCATTACGGTGCTGCCTCCTGTGGGCGAGCAGCCCCTGGATGGCACTGTTGCGGATGAGAAAGGCCGTTTCGTGCTGAAAGGCCTGGCAGCCGGGTCTTACCGCTTGTCCATCAGCTTTATTGGCTACGGCAGCCAGGTGCAGGCTATTTCCCTGGCAGAAGGCAAAATGAGCCTCGACCTGGGCACGGTAAACCTGACCTCCCAAGTGAAGCAGCTGAATGAAGTAACCGTGACGGGTGAGCGGCCCGTGGTGGAAAGCAAGCCTGACCGCCTGGTGTACAACGCCGCCCAGGACAACACCAACAAAGGCGGCACCGCCGCCGACGTGCTGCGCAAAGCCCCTATGGTGAGCGTGGACCCCGATGGCAACCTGCAGCTGCGCGGCTCCGGCAACGTGCGCGTGCTCATCAACGGCAAACCATCCTCCGTAATGGCCGGCGACATTGCCGAAGCCCTCAAGCAGCTGCCCGCCGACCAGATTAAAAACGTGGAGGTGATTACCTCCCCTTCGGCTAAGTATGATGCGGAAGGCTCAGCCGGTATCATCAACATTGTCCTGAAGGAAAATAACCTGCAGGGGGTGAATGGCAACGTGGGCCTGGCCGTGGGTACCCGCAACTCCAACGGTAACCTGAGCCTGAACGCCCGCAAAGGTAAGTTTGGGTTTTCCTCCTCGGCCAATGGCTGGATGCACTACTCCCCTGGCGTGCAGGAAGTAGACCGCGAAGACCGGGGCGTGGTAAGCGCCGACGGCATTACCACCACGGGCCGCCTGATGCAGCGCAACGAAGGCCGCTCCAACGGTGGTGGCGGCAATGCCCGCATCGGGTTGGAATATGAGCCAGCTACCAACCACACCTTCAGCCTGTCGCTGAACGGCAACATGTTCCAGCACCGCAACAACGCGGATATCTATAACACCTACACCCTGGATGCCGGCGAGCCGGATAACAGCAACCCGCTGTTCGGTAACTACACCCGCGACTATAATCAGGAGTTTAAAATCCGGAGCTACGACCTGACCGGCACCTACACCCGCACCTTCGGGCCGGGCAGCCGCCGCGAGTGGTCGGTGCTGGCGCAGCACAACCGCAATAACAACAACCGCTTCTACGATGTAGACCAGTTTCCCCTGGACTACACGGGCAGCACGCCTACGTTCCAGGAATATAGCCCCAACGTAGCCAGCAACCAGGAAAACACCCTGCAAACCGACTACGTGCACCCCATTGGCGAAAAGCAAACGGTGGAGTTTGGGGGTAAGCTGATTCAGCGGCGGGTGGAAAGTGACTTCCGCGTGAGCCGCACCGATCTGAATACCGGCGAGTTTGCCGAAGTGCCCAGCCTGACCAACCAATACACCTATGATCAGGATGTAATGGCCGGCTACGCTACCTACGCTACCAGCCTGGGTAAGAAGTACAACGTGCGCCTGGGGGCCCGCGTGGAGCGCACCGATCTGGAGGGTGACTTTGCCAGTCAGGACCGTCCGTTCAGCCTCACGTTTACCAATCTGCTGCCCAACGTGGCCCTTACGCGCAACCTCAAGCAGCAAGGCTCCACCATCCGCCTGAGCTACTCGCGTCGCATTCAGCGCCCCAGCATTTTCTATCTGAACCCTTACCGCAACGAAACCGACCCGCGCAACATTTCGGAGGGCAACCCGGAGCTGGACGCCGAATTCACCGACAATTACGAGGTGAACTGGAACACCTTCGTGAAGGGCTCCGTCATCAACATCTCGGCCTATTCCCGCCAGACCAACAACGCCATTGAGCGCATTTATCGCACCGATAATCAGGGCCGGGTGGTTTCCACCTTCGGCAACGTAGCCCGCAACCAGACCTACGGCACCAACCTGTTCGGCTCAGTAAAGCCCTTGCCCAAATGGGACATCAGCGGCAACATTAGCCTGTTTTACGTTTTCCTGAAAAGCCAGGCGCTGAACACCAGCAACTCGGGTTTTGTGTATTCGGCCAACATCAACTCCGGCTACAAGTTTGAGAAGGGCTTCAGCCTACAGTTCTTCGGCATGCTGAACTCGCCGCGTATTCAGCTGCAAGGCAAAAACTCGCCCTGGCAGATGTACTCCATTGGCCTGCGCAAGGAAATGCTGAAAGGCAAGGCCGATCTGACGCTGAACGCCGACAACCCCTTCTCCCGCTACATCAAGCTGGATAACGACTTCGACAACGGCCGTTCCCGCTCCACCAATACCACTTACGTGTATAACCGGGGCGTGCGCGCCGCCTTCAGCTACCGCTTCGGCAAGCTGGAGAACAAGCCCAAGCGCCCCGCCCGCAGCATCCGCAACGACGACCAGAAGCAGGGCGAAAGCGGCGGCAACGGGCAGCAGTAGCAGCTTCAAGCTTAAAACAGCTTAGTATACCTGTTTACTATACCTGTTAAATAAAAAAGCTGTCATCCTGAGCAAAGCGAAGGACCTTATCACGTTAAAACGAGTCGTTGTTTCGACCACTGTTCTAGCGTGATAAGGTCCTTCGCTTTGCTCAGGATGACAGTTCTTTTTATACTGTTATACTGTGCTTCTGCAACTTACTTATTCCAGATAGCCCATGCGGCTTCGGCCTGCAGGCAGAGCATTTCGAAGCCGTTTTTGGTGTGAGCACCCATTTCGCGGCCTTTCTGCATGAAGAGGGTTTCGCCGGGGTTATAAATCAGGTCGTAGAGGTAGTGGCGCTCCGTGAGGTGCTCGTAGGGGATGCTGGGGCACTCCGCTACGTTGGGGTACGTGCCCAGCGGGGTGGTATTGATGATGAGCGAATGCGCCTGCAGCAGGGAGGGCGAAAGGTCGGCGTAGGTAAGGCCGGCAGCCAGGGGGTTGCGCGAGACCAGCCAGCACCGGATGCCCAGGTCGCGCAGGGCGGTTTCTACGGCTTTGGCCGCGCCGCCCGTGCCCAGAATCAGCGCGCCGGCATCGTCGCCGCGCGTGGGGTAAAAGCGCCGCATCGATTCCTGAAACCCGATATAGTCGGTATTGTGACCAATGCGGCGGCCATCGGCAGCAAACTCAATAACATTTACGGCCCCAATGCGCGCCGCAATGGGTGACATTTCATCCAGATACGTCCACACCTGCTCTTTATAGGGAATGGTTACGTTGAGGCCGCACAGCTCCGGATGCTGCGCCAACAGCCGGGGCAGCTCCGTAATAGAATACAGCTCAAACAGCTCGTAACGATGGTCGCTCAGGCCCAGGTTTTCAAACTTCTGGGTGAAGTACGTCTGCGAAAAAGAATGCTCCAAGGAGCGACCAATCAATCCAAATTCCCTCATAGGCAGTGCTTTTCTAGCTAAGCACTTCCAAAGCAACAAAAAAACCGCCCGGTACCTATGACGGCCGGGCGGTTTTTTTAGTAAATCCTATTTTTCTAGGCACTGGTAGGCCGGGCAGCAAACTTGCTTTTCAGGAATTGAAAGAGCGGCGGCAAAATAGAAAACAGAATGATGCCGTAAATGACCAGCGTAAAGTTGTCGCGCACCACCGGGATATTGCCAAACAGATAGCCGGCCATGGTGAGAGAAACCACCCACAGCAGTGCGCCGGCAACGCTGTAGCTGATGAAGTAGCTGTATTTCATGGTGCCTACGCCGGCTACAAAGGGCGCAA
The Hymenobacter sp. DG25B genome window above contains:
- a CDS encoding RNA polymerase sigma factor, which encodes MRPLSSPHTLSESELLDACLAGSRLAQKQLYDRYSARMMAVCMRYAQTTFEAEDVLQEGFLTVFKNLPKFRRECPLEFWIRRIMVNAALRQHRRNAHLVAVSEGEYPEDLADEEFTLANYGFEELLTLIQELAPRYRMVFNLFAIEGYSHKEIGELMGISEGTSKSQYARARVILKNKLERLDAHRTNGTFSR
- a CDS encoding TonB-dependent receptor domain-containing protein, with translation MKHLSALLLVGTTFITHMAAAQSTPPAATGATRPAGTAPAITLAPAAKGTGRISGTVLDATTKQPVEFATITVLPPVGEQPLDGTVADEKGRFVLKGLAAGSYRLSISFIGYGSQVQAISLAEGKMSLDLGTVNLTSQVKQLNEVTVTGERPVVESKPDRLVYNAAQDNTNKGGTAADVLRKAPMVSVDPDGNLQLRGSGNVRVLINGKPSSVMAGDIAEALKQLPADQIKNVEVITSPSAKYDAEGSAGIINIVLKENNLQGVNGNVGLAVGTRNSNGNLSLNARKGKFGFSSSANGWMHYSPGVQEVDREDRGVVSADGITTTGRLMQRNEGRSNGGGGNARIGLEYEPATNHTFSLSLNGNMFQHRNNADIYNTYTLDAGEPDNSNPLFGNYTRDYNQEFKIRSYDLTGTYTRTFGPGSRREWSVLAQHNRNNNNRFYDVDQFPLDYTGSTPTFQEYSPNVASNQENTLQTDYVHPIGEKQTVEFGGKLIQRRVESDFRVSRTDLNTGEFAEVPSLTNQYTYDQDVMAGYATYATSLGKKYNVRLGARVERTDLEGDFASQDRPFSLTFTNLLPNVALTRNLKQQGSTIRLSYSRRIQRPSIFYLNPYRNETDPRNISEGNPELDAEFTDNYEVNWNTFVKGSVINISAYSRQTNNAIERIYRTDNQGRVVSTFGNVARNQTYGTNLFGSVKPLPKWDISGNISLFYVFLKSQALNTSNSGFVYSANINSGYKFEKGFSLQFFGMLNSPRIQLQGKNSPWQMYSIGLRKEMLKGKADLTLNADNPFSRYIKLDNDFDNGRSRSTNTTYVYNRGVRAAFSYRFGKLENKPKRPARSIRNDDQKQGESGGNGQQ
- a CDS encoding shikimate dehydrogenase family protein, whose translation is MREFGLIGRSLEHSFSQTYFTQKFENLGLSDHRYELFELYSITELPRLLAQHPELCGLNVTIPYKEQVWTYLDEMSPIAARIGAVNVIEFAADGRRIGHNTDYIGFQESMRRFYPTRGDDAGALILGTGGAAKAVETALRDLGIRCWLVSRNPLAAGLTYADLSPSLLQAHSLIINTTPLGTYPNVAECPSIPYEHLTERHYLYDLIYNPGETLFMQKGREMGAHTKNGFEMLCLQAEAAWAIWNK